From Vigna unguiculata cultivar IT97K-499-35 chromosome 5, ASM411807v1, whole genome shotgun sequence, the proteins below share one genomic window:
- the LOC114185846 gene encoding 6-phosphogluconate dehydrogenase, decarboxylating 2 — MAQPTTRIGLAGLAVMGQNLALNIAEKGFPISVYNRTTSKVDETVERAKVEGNLPVYGYHDPEAFVNSIQKPRVIIMLVKAGAPVDQTIKTLSAFMEKGDCIIDGGNEWYENTERREKAVAELGLLYLGMGVSGGEEGARSGPSLMPGGSFEAFKYIEDILLKVAAQVPDSGPCVTYIGKGGSGNFVKMIHNGIEYGDMQLIAEAYDVLKSVGKLTNEELQSVFSEWNRGELLSFLIEITADIFGIKDDKGDGYLVDKVLDKTGMKGTGKWTVQQAAELSVAAPTIEASLDARFLSGLKEERVEAAKVFKSGGFGEIVTDHPVDKQQLIDDVRKALYAAKICSYAQGMNLIRAKSVEKGWDLKLGELARIWKGGCIIRAIFLDRIKQAYDRNPNLANLLVDPEFAKEIIDRQSAWRRVVCLAINSGISTPGMSASLAYFDTYRRERLPANLVQAQRDYFGAHTYERVDIEGSYHTEWFKLAKQSRI; from the coding sequence ATGGCTCAACCCACAACAAGAATAGGCCTGGCTGGACTGGCTGTTATGGGCCAAAATTTAGCACTCAATATTGCTGAGAAAGGCTTTCCCATTTCTGTTTATAACCGAACCACATCCAAGGTTGATGAGACTGTAGAACGGGCAAAAGTGGAAGGAAATCTTCCAGTTTATGGCTACCATGATCCTGAAGCTTTTGTTAATTCCATTCAAAAGCCTAGGGTGATTATAATGCTAGTTAAGGCTGGGGCACCTGTTGACCAAACCATTAAGACCCTGTCTGCGTTCATGGAAAAAGGTGACTGTATAATTGATGGTGGCAATGAATGGTACGAGAACActgaaagaagagagaaagcaGTGGCTGAATTGGGTTTGCTCTACCTTGGGATGGGAGTTTCTGGTGGTGAGGAAGGTGCTCGTAGTGGTCCTTCTTTGATGCCTGGTGGTTCGTTTGAAGCTTTCAAATACATAGAAGATATTCTTCTCAAGGTGGCAGCTCAAGTCCCTGATAGTGGCCCTTGCGTGACATATATTGGTAAAGGTGGTTCTGGTAATTTTGTGAAGATGATTCACAATGGTATTGAATATGGTGATATGCAGCTGATTGCAGAGGCTTATGATGTGCTGAAGTCAGTCGGAAAGTTGACAAATGAGGAACTACAAAGTGTTTTCTCAGAATGGAATAGAGGTGAACTTCTGAGTTTCCTGATTGAAATCACTGCTGATATATTTGGAATTAAGGATGATAAAGGAGATGGATATCTTGTTGACAAAGTTCTAGACAAGACTGGCATGAAGGGTACTGGTAAGTGGACTGTTCAGCAAGCTGCTGAATTATCAGTTGCTGCTCCCACTATTGAAGCATCGTTGGATGCTAGGTTTCTGAGTGGGTTGAAGGAGGAAAGAGTAGAAGCTGCAAAAGTCTTTAAATCAGGTGGCTTTGGTGAGATTGTGACCGATCATCCAGTAGACAAGCAGCAGTTGATTGATGATGTTAGGAAGGCTCTTTATGCAGCCAAAATCTGTAGTTATGCACAGGGAATGAATCTGATCCGTGCAAAGAGTGTCGAAAAGGGATGGGATTTGAAGTTGGGTGAACTGGCCCGAATTTGGAAAGGGGGTTGCATCATTAGAGCTATATTCTTGGACAGAATCAAGCAGGCATATGATAGAAACCCTAATCTGGCAAACCTTCTTGTTGATCCAGAGTTTGCAAAGGAAATAATTGATCGCCAATCTGCCTGGAGGAGAGTTGTTTGCCTTGCTATCAATTCTGGTATCAGCACTCCAGGTATGTCTGCTAGTCTTGCTTATTTTGACACTTACAGAAGGGAAAGGTTGCCTGCTAATTTGGTGCAAGCTCAACGTGACTACTTTGGAGCTCATACATATGAAAGGGTTGACATAGAGGGGTCTTACCATACTGAGTGGTTCAAGCTTGCCAAACAGTCAAGAATTTAG
- the LOC114183984 gene encoding basic leucine zipper 43-like — translation MQGREITGLNYLLPSDPYPYPSHCSMTQNTIPTFQLHKLSNQFYGFQNPQQMVAEFSPPQSSCISSTTSTSDEADEQHQSLINERKHRRMISNRESARRSRMRKQKHLDELWSQVVWLRNENHQLMDKLNHVSESHDRVSQENVQLREEASELRQMICDMQLHSPYHPPPLSPIDDDVSPYVKSDSSITSSFNLLG, via the coding sequence ATGCAGGGGAGAGAAATCACAGGACTGAACTATTTACTCCCTTCAGACCCTTATCCTTACCCTTCTCACTGCAGCATGACTCAGAACACCATCCCCACATTTCAACTCCACAAACTCTCAAACCAGTTCTATGGTTTCCAAAACCCTCAGCAAATGGTTGCAGAATTCAGCCCCCCTCAGTCCTCATGCATCAGCAGCACCACCTCCACCTCTGATGAAGCTGATGAGCAGCATCAAAGTCTCATCAATGAGAGGAAACACAGGAGGATGATTTCCAACCGTGAATCAGCACGAAGGTCACGCATGAGGAAGCAGAAGCACCTTGATGAACTCTGGTCGCAGGTGGTTTGGCTCAGGAATGAAAACCACCAGCTTATGGACAAGCTCAACCATGTGTCTGAATCACATGACAGAGTTTCTCAGGAGAATGTTCAGCTCAGAGAAGAAGCCTCAGAACTTCGCCAAATGATATGTGACATGCAGCTACATAGTCCTTACCACCCTCCTCCCCTCAGCCCCATTGACGATGATGTCTCTCCCTATGTCAAATCTGATTCCTCCATCACCAGCTCCTTCAACCTGCTTGGTTGA